From the Montipora capricornis isolate CH-2021 chromosome 2, ASM3666992v2, whole genome shotgun sequence genome, one window contains:
- the LOC138037253 gene encoding adenosine receptor A3-like yields MTNVTEEWIASSSFDALFCKEELTRGLNGHLILFVVLNVFFSVTAFLGNAATLVALHMESSLYPATKVLFRCLAISDLLVGLVTQPTRVTHFLSVMLKHEKICQYTTVLGYVFGYSLSAVSLLTVTAVSLDRLLALLLGLRYRQVVTSKRSFLAAAVIWIVPIVSTAMYFWNSRVTYWFSYVVISLCIVITAYSYTKIFVTLRQHQIQPHYNLRPDQEIHTAPLNIARYKKAVSSSLWVQVTLGACYLPFALIDAFFTQREPSQSLYVARALAITLVYVNSSLNPILYCWKIAGVRRAVKELIGRLFICYGG; encoded by the coding sequence ATGACAAACGTTACAGAAGAGTGGATCGCTTCTTCCTCATTTGATGCCTTATTTTGCAAAGAGGAATTAACCAGAGGTCTAAACGGCCATTTGATCCTCTTTGTGGTGcttaatgttttcttttctgtgACTGCATTTCTGGGGAACGCAGCCACCTTAGTCGCGCTCCACATGGAGTCATCTTTGTATCCCGCGACAAAAGTCTTATTTCGTTGTTTGGCGATCAGCGACCTCCTCGTTGGACTTGTGACACAACCTACAAGAGTGACCCATTTCTTGTCCGTAATGCTCAAACATGAGAAAATTTGCCAGTACACGACCGTTTTAGGTTATGTATTTGGCTATTCTTTGTCGGCGGTTTCGTTGTTGACAGTGACGGCAGTAAGCCTGGACAGACTACTGGCGTTGTTGTTGGGTCTGAGGTACAGACAAGTTGTAACCTCGAAGCGATCTTTCTTGGCCGCGGCTGTGATATGGATCGTGCCCATTGTATCCACCGCCATGTATTTTTGGAACAGCAGGGTAACCTATTGGTTTAGTTACGTTGTGATTTCACTGTGCATCGTGATCACAGCATACTCCTACACAAAGATCTTTGTCACTCTTCGGCAGCATCAAATTCAGCCACATTACAATCTACGTCCAGATCAAGAGATCCACACAGCTCCTCTAAACATTGCGAGATACAAGAAAGCAGTGTCAAGTTCTTTGTGGGTGCAAGTAACATTAGGTGCTTGCTACTTGCCATTTGCTCTAATTGATGCGTTCTTCACTCAGCGAGAACCCTCTCAATCACTTTACGTAGCCAGGGCATTAGCAATAACTTTGGTTTACGTTAATTCGTCATTAAACCCAATTCTTTATTGTTGGAAGATCGCGGGGGTTAGACGAGCGGTGAAAGAACTAATCGGTAGACTTTTCATTTGTTATGGTGGttag
- the LOC138037255 gene encoding uncharacterized protein, producing the protein MIRKSNSDVKSLQEENESLKKEIESLKNEFGRISSALKSHESSCGGHKPHPEMETSLEFVGAEYEELKGLHVAAKKDLKALGERLNFLSDRVHEMAIEIDNLIQHSYSFNANLVGVPEIAESGSKEPAIDTTKLCVRIFQTMGCNISINDIDIAHRVPTRNATSGPKPIICSFVRRLTREEVMSRRREISRVHPKDVGLGDAAELSNSMVLDHLTPKVQELLAEAKKFKIQHKYAFCWVKSSVVYLRHYRGQPCHQSERP; encoded by the coding sequence ATGATTCGAAAGTCAAATTCTGATGTTAAATCCCTTCAAGAAGAGAACGAGTCtctaaagaaagaaatagaaagCTTGAAGAATGAATTTGGACGGATCTCATCCGCGTTAAAGTCTCATGAATCTTCGTGCGGCGGCCATAAACCGCATCCTGAAATGGAAACATCTCTGGAATTTGTTGGAGCCGAGTATGAAGAACTAAAAGGTCTTCACGTAGCAGCCAAGAAGGACCTAAAGGCACTTGGTGAACGACTTAACTTTCTTAGCGATCGAGTCCACGAAATGGCTATTGAAATTGATAATCTGATCCAACACAGTTACAGTTTCAATGCTAACCTGGTCGGTGTGCCCGAGATTGCTGAGTCAGGTTCGAAAGAGCCTGCTATAGACACGACGAAACTCTGTGTTCGCATCTTTCAAACTATGGGCTGTAACATCTCGATTAATGATATTGACATAGCCCACCGAGTGCCCACACGCAACGCTACAAGTGGCCCAAAGCCGATCATATGTAGTTTTGTGAGGCGACTAACACGAGAAGAAGTCATGTCGCGACGACGAGAGATATCTAGAGTCCACCCAAAAGATGTAGGCCTCGGAGATGCGGCGGAGTTATCGAATTCCATGGTGCTAGACCACCTTACGCCGAAAGTTCAGGAGCTTCTTGCGGAAGCGAAAAAGTTCAAGATACAACATAAATACGCTTTCTGCTGGGTGAAAAGTTCTGTCGTCTATCTTCGACACTACAGAGGGCAGCCGTGCCATCAAAGTGAAAGACCTTAG